From the genome of Neisseria sp. oral taxon 014 str. F0314:
CCAAACCGGCATCTGCGGCTAAATAAGGAAGGCATCAATGGCTAAGTTTTTTATCGACCGTCCCATCTTCGCATGGGTGATTGCGATTTTCATCATCGCGGCGGGTATTATCGGCATCAGAAGTTTGCCGGTTTCCCAATATCCGTCTGTTGCCGCACCGACCATTACGCTGACCGCCACTTATCCGGGTGCGTCCGCGCAGGTAATGGAAGACAGCGTGCTTGCCGTTATCGAACGCAATATGTATGGCGTAGATGGTTTGGACTATATGACCACTTCCGCCGACTCCAGCGGCAGCGGCAGCGTCAGCATCACATTTACGCCTGAAACCGACGAAGATTTGGCGCAGGTGGACGTGCAGAACAAACTCTCCGAAGTGTTGAACAACCTGCCTGCTACCGTGCAGCAATACGGCGTTACCGTATCCAAAGCGCGTGACAACTTTCTGATGATTGTGATGCTCTCGTCAGACGTACATTCCATCGAGGAGATGAACGACTACGCGCAGCGCAATATCGTTCCCGAACTGCAACGTATCGACGGGGTGGGCAAGGTTCAGTTATTCGGTGCGCAGCGTGCCATGCGTATTTGGGTTGACCCGAAAAAACTGCAAAACTACAACTTGTCGTTTTCAACGGTAACCAATGCGCTGTCCGCTCAGAACGTCCAGATTTCCGCGGGTTCCATCGGTTCGCTGCCTGCCGTGCAAGGCCAGACCATTTCGGCGACCGTTACGGCGCAAGGTCAGTTGAGTACGGCCGAAGAGTTCGGCAACATCATTTTGGTATCCAATACCGACGGTTCCAACGTCTACCTGAAAGACGTGGCGAAAGTCAGCCTAGGTATGGAAGACTATTCCGCCTCAATCCGTCTGAACGGCGTGAACACCACCGGTATGGCGGTTATGCTGTCCAACAGCGGTAATGCTTTGGCAACTGCTACCGCCGTGCAGGAAAAGATGGCGACTTTGAAAAAATACTTTCCGCAGGGCATGAGCTGGAAAAACCCTTACAATACCTCCAAATTCGTTGATCTTTCGATTCAAAAAGTGATTCATACGCTTTTGGAAGCCATCGCATTGGTATTTTTGGTGATGTTCCTCTTCCTGCAAAATATCCGCTATACGCTGATTCCGACCATTGTCGTGCCGATTTCGCTGTTGGGCGGTTTTGCCTTCATCTCCTATATGGGCATGTCGATTAACGTACTGACCATGTTTGCGATGGTATTGGTCATCGGTATCGTGGTCGACGATGCGATTGTGGTCGTCGAAAACGTCGAGCGCATTATGGCGACGGAAGGTTTGCCGCCTAAAGAAGCCACCAAAAAGGCGATGGGTCAGATTTCCGGCGCGGTTATCGGTATTACCGCCGTCCTGATTTCCGTGTTCGTGCCTCTGGCGATGTTCAGCGGCGCGACCGGCAATATTTACAAACAGTTCGCCCTGACCATGGCGGCATCAATCGCATTCTCCGCCTTCCTTGCCCTGACGCTGACACCAGCCTTGTGCGCCACCATGCTCAAGCCGATTCCGAAAGGGCATCACGAAGAGAAAAAAGGTTTCTTCGGCTGGTTCAACAAAAAATTCACCGCTTGGACGCACGGCTACGAAGGCTGGGTTGCCAAAGTGCTGCGTAAGACTTTCCGCATGATGATTGTCTATATCGGCTTGGCGGTTGTGGGCGTATTCCTGTTTATGCGCCTGCCGACTGCCTTCCTGCCGACCGAAGACCAAGGCTTCATCATGGTCAGCGTGCAACTGCCTGCGGGCGCGACCAAAGAGCGTACCGATGCGACGCTGGCGCAAGTAACGCAGTTGGCAAAAAGCATTCCTGAAATTGAAAACATCATTACCGTTTCCGGCTTCAGCTTCTCGGGCAGCGGTCAGAACATGGCGATGGGTTTTGCCATGCTCAAAGACTGGAACGAGCGTAAAACCCCGGGCAGCGATGCGGAATCGGTTGCAGGCAAACTGACTGGCATGATGATGGGTACGCTTAAAGACGGCTTCGGTATTGCCGTAACGCCTCCTCCGATTATGGAGCTGGGCAACGGTTCCGGTCTGACCATCAACCTGCAAGACCGCAACAACACCGGTCATGCCGCATTGCTGGCCAAACGCAACGAGTTGATTCAGAAAATGCGCGCCAGCGGCCTGTTTGACCCGAGCACCGTCCGTGCCAGCGGTCTGGAAGATGCGTCGCAGTTGAAAATCGACATCAACCGTGCCGCCGCCGCCGCGCAGGGTATTTCGTTCTCCGACATCCGTACTGCGTTGGCGACTTCGCTGGGTTCTTCTTATGTCAACGACTTCCCGAACCAAGGCCGTCTGCAACGCGTAATGGTTCAGGCTGATGCAAACTCCCGTATGCAGCCCGCCGACATCCTGAACCTGACCGTGCCTAACAGTTCCGGCGTCGCCGTGCCGCTTTCCACCATCGCCACCGTTTCTTGGGAAAACGGCATGGAGCAAAGCGTACGCTTCAACGGTTATCCTGCAATGAGCCTTTCTGCTTCCCCCGCCACTGGTGTATCTACCGGTCAGGCAATGGCGGCGGTACAGAAAATGGTTGACGAAATGGGCAGCGGTTACAGTCTCGAATGGGGCGGCCAGTCGCGCGAAGAAGCCAAAGGCGGTTCGCAAACACTGATTCTGTATGCCTTGTCGATCGCCGCCGTATTCTTGGTGCTTGCCGCACTGTACGAAAGCTGGTCGATTCCGCTGGCGGTAATTTTAGTGATTCCGTTGGGTTTGATCGGTGCCGCTTTGGGTGTAACCGGACGCAACCTGTTTGAAGGGCTGCTCGGTAAAGTGCCTTCGTTTACCAACGACATCTATTTCCAAGTCGGCTTCATCACCGTGATGGGTCTGAGTGCGAAAAACGCGATTTTGATTATCGAATTTGCCAAAGACTTGCAGGCTCAGGGCAAGAGTGCCTTGCAGGCCGCATTGGCTGCGGCACACCTGCGTTTCCGCCCGATTATCATGACTTCGTTTGCCTTCATCTTGGGCGTGGTGCCGCTGTATATCGCCAGCGGGGCCAGCTCCGCCAGCCAGCGTGCCATCGGTACGACCGTGCTGTGGGGTATGTTGATCGGTACGATTTTGTCCGTGTTCCTTGTGCCGCTCTTTTATGTCATCGTGCGTAAATTCTTCAAGGAAACTGCGCACGAGCACGAAATGGCCGCCAAACATGCGGCCGAAAGCGGCGCGACGATGATTGAAGACATTCCGTTTGAAGACGAAGAAGATTCGGATAAGAAACACTGAGCGAACAGATGCCGTCTGAAATTTTCAGACGGCATCTATAACGAGGATTAGACATGAAAAATATCACATTCAAGCCTGTTTTAAGCGTTCTGGCTGCCGCTGTCGCCCTGTCGGCCTGTACCATGATTCCGAAATACGAACAGCCCGCAGTGAACGTGCCCGAAACATTCAAATACGATACGCAGGCCGGAACAGGCATCCAAGCGGCTTCCTTGGGGTGGCAGGACTATTTCGCCGACCCGCGCCTGTACCGTTTGATTGACATTGCGTTGGAGCGCAATACCGATTTGCGTACCGCCGCACTGAACGCCGAAGGGCTGCGCAAGCAGTATATGATTAGCCGCGCCGACCTTCTGCCGGGCATCAATGCCACCGGTAGCGGTTCGCGCGGCCGCACGGCGAAGGATTTGAGTTCGACCGGCAATTCTTATGTTTCTTCGGCCTATAACGTCGGACTGGGCGTAACGTCATACGAATTGGACCTGTTCGGCAAAGTACGCAGCAATACCCAAGCCGCGCTGCAAACTTATTTCAGCAGCCTTGCCGCGCGCGATTCGGCCCATTTGAGCCTGATTGCTTCGGTGGCCAAAGCCTATTTCAACGAACTCTATGCCCAAGATTCGATGAAGCTGGCGCAAAACGTGTTGAAATCGCGCGAGCGGACTTTCAAACTGACGCAGTTGAAACACAAGGCGGGTGTCATTTCCGCCGTCGATCTGAGCCAGCAGCAGGCACTGATAGAATCGGCCAAAGCAGATTATGAAAACGCCGTTAAAAACAGGGAACAGGCGCGCAATGCGCTGGCCGTGTTGATAAACGGCCCGATTCCCGAAGACCTGCCTGCACCGCTGCCGCTGGACAAGCAGTTTAAAATCACCAAGCTGCCGGCCGGCCTGTCTTCGGAAGTATTGCTGAACCGGCCCGACATCCGTGCCGCCGAGTTTGATTTGAAAAAAGCCAATGCCAATATCGGCGCGGCGCGCGCGGCGTTTTTCCCCAGCATCAGCCTGACCAGCACCATAGGCACGGGTTCGACCGAATTGAGCGGCCTGTTTAAAGGCGGCAACCGCACATGGGCGTTTGCGCCGACCATCAACCTGCCGATTTTCAACTGGGGCAGCAACAAAGCCAATTTAGATTACGCCAAAATCCAGCAGCAGGTTCAGATTGTAAATTATGAGGCGGCCGTGCAGTCGGCCTTCCGCGACGTTTCCGACGCACTTGTCGCCCGCGAACAGTTGGACAAAACCTATG
Proteins encoded in this window:
- a CDS encoding efflux RND transporter permease subunit; translated protein: MAKFFIDRPIFAWVIAIFIIAAGIIGIRSLPVSQYPSVAAPTITLTATYPGASAQVMEDSVLAVIERNMYGVDGLDYMTTSADSSGSGSVSITFTPETDEDLAQVDVQNKLSEVLNNLPATVQQYGVTVSKARDNFLMIVMLSSDVHSIEEMNDYAQRNIVPELQRIDGVGKVQLFGAQRAMRIWVDPKKLQNYNLSFSTVTNALSAQNVQISAGSIGSLPAVQGQTISATVTAQGQLSTAEEFGNIILVSNTDGSNVYLKDVAKVSLGMEDYSASIRLNGVNTTGMAVMLSNSGNALATATAVQEKMATLKKYFPQGMSWKNPYNTSKFVDLSIQKVIHTLLEAIALVFLVMFLFLQNIRYTLIPTIVVPISLLGGFAFISYMGMSINVLTMFAMVLVIGIVVDDAIVVVENVERIMATEGLPPKEATKKAMGQISGAVIGITAVLISVFVPLAMFSGATGNIYKQFALTMAASIAFSAFLALTLTPALCATMLKPIPKGHHEEKKGFFGWFNKKFTAWTHGYEGWVAKVLRKTFRMMIVYIGLAVVGVFLFMRLPTAFLPTEDQGFIMVSVQLPAGATKERTDATLAQVTQLAKSIPEIENIITVSGFSFSGSGQNMAMGFAMLKDWNERKTPGSDAESVAGKLTGMMMGTLKDGFGIAVTPPPIMELGNGSGLTINLQDRNNTGHAALLAKRNELIQKMRASGLFDPSTVRASGLEDASQLKIDINRAAAAAQGISFSDIRTALATSLGSSYVNDFPNQGRLQRVMVQADANSRMQPADILNLTVPNSSGVAVPLSTIATVSWENGMEQSVRFNGYPAMSLSASPATGVSTGQAMAAVQKMVDEMGSGYSLEWGGQSREEAKGGSQTLILYALSIAAVFLVLAALYESWSIPLAVILVIPLGLIGAALGVTGRNLFEGLLGKVPSFTNDIYFQVGFITVMGLSAKNAILIIEFAKDLQAQGKSALQAALAAAHLRFRPIIMTSFAFILGVVPLYIASGASSASQRAIGTTVLWGMLIGTILSVFLVPLFYVIVRKFFKETAHEHEMAAKHAAESGATMIEDIPFEDEEDSDKKH
- a CDS encoding TolC family protein translates to MKNITFKPVLSVLAAAVALSACTMIPKYEQPAVNVPETFKYDTQAGTGIQAASLGWQDYFADPRLYRLIDIALERNTDLRTAALNAEGLRKQYMISRADLLPGINATGSGSRGRTAKDLSSTGNSYVSSAYNVGLGVTSYELDLFGKVRSNTQAALQTYFSSLAARDSAHLSLIASVAKAYFNELYAQDSMKLAQNVLKSRERTFKLTQLKHKAGVISAVDLSQQQALIESAKADYENAVKNREQARNALAVLINGPIPEDLPAPLPLDKQFKITKLPAGLSSEVLLNRPDIRAAEFDLKKANANIGAARAAFFPSISLTSTIGTGSTELSGLFKGGNRTWAFAPTINLPIFNWGSNKANLDYAKIQQQVQIVNYEAAVQSAFRDVSDALVAREQLDKTYAANRRQSKAYADALRLVRLRYKHGVSSALDLLDAERSSYGADTALLSNQLTRLENLADLYKALGGGLKRMTGETEGSSK